Proteins co-encoded in one Rhodococcus sp. PAMC28707 genomic window:
- a CDS encoding acetyl-CoA C-acetyltransferase, which yields MTSKQLRPVAIVGGNRIPFARSDKKYARASNQDMLTATIDGLVSRFNLQGERLGLVAAGAVLKHSRDFNLTRETVLGSALSPYTPAYDLQQACGTGLQTIVAVGDAIAAGRIDSGIGGGVDTTSDAPIAVGDDLREFLLSLNRAKSATDRLKLLGNVRPSMLGIEIPRNGEPRTGMSMGDHAAITAKEFGIRREDQDELSAASHQNMAAAYERGFFDDLVTPFLGLTRDDNLRPGSTVEKLSTLKPVFGTKLGDATMTAGNSTPLTDGASAALLSTDEWAAERNLPVLAHLVDSETAAVDYIHGNGSYTDGLLMAPTYAIPRLLARNGLTLQDFDYYEIHEAFASVVLATLQAFESEEYCKERLGLDGALGSIDRSKLNVNGSSLAAGHPFAATGGRIVASLAKMLAEKGSGRGLISICAAGGQGVTAIIER from the coding sequence GTGACAAGCAAGCAACTACGACCGGTCGCAATCGTCGGTGGCAACCGCATTCCGTTTGCTCGCTCGGACAAGAAATATGCGCGGGCGTCCAACCAGGACATGCTCACCGCAACTATCGACGGCCTGGTCAGCAGGTTCAATCTGCAAGGCGAGCGTCTCGGCCTCGTAGCTGCGGGCGCGGTACTCAAGCACAGCCGGGACTTCAATCTCACTCGCGAAACCGTTCTCGGTAGCGCGCTGAGTCCGTATACCCCCGCCTACGACCTGCAACAGGCATGCGGGACGGGTCTGCAGACCATCGTGGCCGTCGGTGATGCCATCGCGGCCGGGCGCATCGATTCCGGTATCGGCGGCGGCGTCGACACCACCTCCGATGCACCCATCGCGGTCGGCGACGACCTGCGCGAGTTCTTGCTTTCACTCAACCGCGCGAAGTCGGCCACCGATCGACTCAAGTTGCTCGGCAATGTTCGACCGTCGATGCTGGGGATCGAGATCCCTCGCAACGGGGAGCCGCGTACCGGTATGTCCATGGGTGACCATGCGGCGATCACGGCGAAGGAATTCGGCATCCGCCGCGAGGACCAGGACGAACTGTCCGCCGCGAGCCACCAGAACATGGCTGCCGCCTACGAACGTGGCTTTTTCGACGACCTGGTGACGCCGTTCCTCGGCCTCACGCGCGATGACAACCTGCGGCCGGGATCGACCGTGGAGAAGCTCTCCACGCTGAAGCCGGTCTTCGGGACCAAGCTGGGCGACGCGACCATGACGGCCGGCAACTCGACGCCTCTTACCGATGGCGCTTCGGCGGCGTTGCTGTCGACGGACGAGTGGGCCGCCGAGCGCAACTTGCCCGTGCTCGCCCACCTGGTGGATTCGGAAACTGCTGCCGTGGACTACATCCACGGAAACGGTTCGTACACCGATGGCCTTTTGATGGCCCCGACGTACGCAATTCCGCGACTACTGGCCCGTAACGGGCTTACACTTCAAGACTTCGATTACTACGAGATTCACGAGGCGTTCGCATCCGTCGTGCTCGCGACGCTGCAGGCGTTCGAGAGCGAGGAGTATTGCAAGGAGCGTCTGGGCTTGGACGGCGCGCTCGGTTCCATCGACCGCAGCAAGCTCAACGTCAACGGGTCCTCGCTCGCGGCGGGTCACCCGTTCGCTGCTACCGGTGGTCGTATCGTCGCCTCGCTGGCCAAGATGCTCGCGGAGAAGGGTTCGGGCCGTGGCCTGATCTCCATCTGTGCCGCTGGTGGGCAAGGCGTCACCGCAATCATCGAGCGCTGA
- a CDS encoding MaoC/PaaZ C-terminal domain-containing protein, giving the protein MSVVKLSEQPKISEIYTAAARGVLPFLGSKSSSVPSTEFELRGLRVDPDNLAGYCKATGLRFGDILPITYPFTLVFPTVMKLMVSKGFPFAAIGSVHAENVIEAFRPISVSEPLDVRVHAENLREHRKGLLVDLISEVSVGRELVWRQTSSFLSLQKTSLSGELREAPPADEVPPPPNRTLRVDQKTISKYAAISGDRNPIHVSTLGAKAFGFPKTIAHGMWSAAAALQIIEGRIPEGVTYSVRFGKPIVLPATMNLYAESVGTGWDLSLLNPKKGYPHLTATLR; this is encoded by the coding sequence ATGAGCGTCGTCAAGCTCTCGGAGCAACCCAAGATTTCGGAAATCTACACCGCGGCGGCGCGTGGCGTGTTGCCGTTTCTCGGGTCGAAGTCGTCTTCGGTGCCGTCCACCGAGTTCGAGCTCCGCGGCCTGCGAGTAGATCCCGACAATCTCGCCGGTTACTGCAAGGCCACCGGATTACGCTTCGGTGACATCCTGCCCATCACGTATCCGTTCACGCTCGTCTTCCCGACGGTCATGAAATTGATGGTGTCCAAGGGCTTTCCGTTCGCGGCGATCGGTTCGGTGCATGCGGAGAACGTCATCGAGGCGTTTCGTCCGATCTCCGTCTCGGAGCCACTGGACGTTCGAGTGCACGCGGAGAACCTGCGCGAGCACCGCAAGGGTCTGCTGGTCGACCTGATCAGCGAAGTAAGCGTCGGACGCGAACTCGTCTGGAGGCAGACCTCGAGCTTCCTGAGCCTGCAAAAGACATCACTGTCCGGCGAGCTCCGTGAAGCCCCGCCCGCCGATGAGGTACCACCGCCTCCGAACCGCACCCTTCGAGTCGATCAGAAGACGATCAGCAAGTATGCAGCGATATCGGGTGATCGCAATCCGATTCACGTATCCACGCTCGGCGCAAAGGCATTCGGATTCCCGAAGACCATCGCGCATGGAATGTGGAGCGCCGCTGCGGCATTGCAGATCATCGAGGGCCGGATTCCCGAGGGGGTCACCTACAGCGTGCGCTTCGGCAAGCCGATCGTGCTGCCCGCAACCATGAACCTGTACGCCGAATCCGTCGGCACCGGTTGGGACCTCTCGCTACTGAACCCCAAAAAAGGCTACCCGCACCTCACCGCGACACTGCGGTAA
- a CDS encoding TetR/AcrR family transcriptional regulator, which translates to MAGGTKRLPRAVREQQMLDAAVDVFSDNGFHETSMDAIAKRAAISKPMLYLYYGSKDELFAACIHREGVKFVEAMTPAADPTLTPREQLRRALLGFLGFVGDHRKSWMVLYRQAIGQTAFASQVQTSRDRLIELTAGLLEMSTKDPDEGQNYTLMAVALVGAGEAVADRVAGGEIEVDAAADLLENLAWRGLAGKKSATNV; encoded by the coding sequence ATGGCTGGCGGCACCAAGCGATTGCCCCGCGCCGTCCGTGAGCAGCAGATGCTCGACGCGGCAGTGGATGTCTTCTCCGACAACGGCTTCCATGAAACTTCGATGGACGCGATTGCGAAGAGGGCCGCGATTTCGAAGCCCATGCTCTACCTCTACTACGGCTCCAAAGACGAACTGTTCGCCGCGTGTATCCATCGCGAAGGCGTCAAATTCGTCGAGGCGATGACTCCGGCCGCGGATCCGACGCTGACACCTCGCGAGCAACTGCGTCGCGCATTGCTCGGGTTTCTCGGTTTCGTCGGTGATCACCGAAAGTCGTGGATGGTGCTCTACCGGCAGGCGATCGGTCAGACTGCTTTCGCCTCGCAGGTTCAGACCAGCCGAGATCGACTCATCGAACTTACGGCGGGTCTGCTGGAGATGAGTACGAAGGACCCGGACGAGGGCCAGAACTACACGCTGATGGCAGTGGCGTTGGTGGGCGCGGGTGAGGCAGTGGCCGATCGTGTCGCCGGCGGTGAGATCGAGGTCGACGCGGCTGCCGATCTGCTCGAGAACCTCGCATGGCGGGGTCTGGCAGGTAAGAAGTCCGCTACCAACGTGTAG
- a CDS encoding 3-oxoacyl-ACP reductase: protein MAASKGAPDLYSTFLASAPGAFIAKQAGLPQPEKLRRYKAGEPPLAGPVLIGGNGRLVEPLRQLLSDYPQAQANDAKYGALVFDATGIGNVAELEQLFQFFQPVIRNLAPSARVVVIGTTPEKTANVDEHIAQRALEGFTRSVGKEVKRGATAQLVYISPDASTGLSGLESTLRFLLSAKSAFVDGQVFVVGDADSTAPASWDKPLAGKVAVVTGAARGIGATIAEVLARDGAHVIAADIPAAGEALSETANKVGGTSLALDVTAPDAAEVLAKHLLERHGGADIIVHNAGITRDKTLANMDESRWNSVIGVNLAAPQRITDHLVKVGALKEGGRVVDVSSIAGIAGNRGQTNYGTSKAGVIGLVQASAPVLAAKSITINAVAPGFIETAMTAAIPFATREAGRRMSSLLQGGQTVDVAELVSYFASPASNAVTGQIVRVCGQSLLGA, encoded by the coding sequence GTGGCAGCCTCCAAGGGAGCCCCAGACCTCTACTCAACGTTCTTGGCGTCCGCGCCTGGAGCCTTCATCGCCAAGCAGGCAGGTCTGCCGCAGCCCGAGAAGCTGCGTCGGTACAAGGCAGGCGAACCGCCCCTGGCAGGACCCGTCCTCATCGGCGGCAACGGCCGACTGGTCGAGCCACTGCGCCAACTCCTCTCCGACTACCCACAGGCACAGGCGAACGACGCCAAGTACGGCGCGCTGGTCTTCGACGCCACCGGCATCGGCAACGTCGCCGAACTCGAGCAGCTCTTCCAGTTCTTCCAGCCCGTCATCCGCAACCTCGCGCCCTCCGCGCGCGTCGTGGTCATCGGTACGACACCGGAGAAGACGGCAAACGTCGACGAGCACATCGCCCAGCGCGCCCTCGAAGGCTTCACCCGCAGCGTCGGCAAAGAGGTCAAACGCGGCGCGACGGCTCAGCTGGTCTACATCTCCCCCGACGCATCGACCGGGCTTTCCGGACTCGAATCCACCCTGCGCTTCCTACTGTCCGCCAAGTCGGCCTTCGTCGACGGCCAGGTTTTTGTCGTCGGCGACGCCGATTCCACCGCACCCGCATCCTGGGACAAGCCGCTGGCCGGCAAGGTCGCAGTAGTCACCGGCGCAGCCCGCGGCATCGGCGCCACCATCGCCGAGGTGCTGGCGCGCGACGGCGCACACGTCATCGCAGCAGACATCCCCGCCGCCGGTGAGGCACTGTCCGAGACCGCCAACAAGGTCGGCGGCACCTCCCTGGCACTCGATGTCACTGCACCCGACGCCGCCGAGGTGCTCGCCAAGCACCTGCTCGAGCGTCACGGCGGCGCCGACATCATCGTCCACAACGCCGGCATCACCCGCGACAAGACGCTGGCCAACATGGACGAGAGTCGCTGGAACTCCGTCATCGGCGTGAATCTGGCTGCGCCACAGCGCATCACCGATCACCTGGTGAAGGTCGGCGCACTCAAGGAAGGCGGACGCGTAGTCGACGTCTCCTCCATCGCAGGCATCGCCGGTAACCGCGGCCAGACCAACTACGGCACGTCCAAGGCTGGCGTCATCGGCCTCGTTCAGGCTTCGGCCCCCGTTCTCGCCGCCAAGTCGATCACCATCAACGCGGTCGCACCCGGATTCATCGAAACCGCGATGACCGCCGCCATCCCCTTCGCCACCCGCGAGGCCGGACGACGGATGAGCTCGCTTCTCCAGGGCGGGCAGACCGTCGACGTCGCAGAACTGGTGTCGTACTTCGCTTCTCCCGCGTCGAACGCCGTCACCGGGCAGATCGTCCGCGTCTGCGGTCAGAGCCTTCTCGGCGCATGA